One window from the genome of Bacillus rossius redtenbacheri isolate Brsri chromosome 10, Brsri_v3, whole genome shotgun sequence encodes:
- the LOC134536208 gene encoding collagen, type I, alpha 1a-like isoform X6 has protein sequence MACVNMSENNDETLLDDLPDDVEYDIANEDEDALLADDELDEKAWNSEEGPARVAVPRVAGAGGRLPAGGRGRLWRGRPRGVPGLRGALGGRAGAGRDRGPAGLGDTGLRGAASLAGAQHHALLRRLRQRHHLPPAPRGVGGAGGRRDGGGCHGGVRGRGRQAGGAAQPVQGRAHQHRLPEEQQDLRQHPGLPRQGGDLGGDRPPEVCEPQGGRLAGAEGASQRRRGPSRLPPAAAATAAATTATTAATTAAATATVPAPRPHTLPARPASPEDTHQPSLPRPAAAPRCRTRAGVGEGQSAPRADPPAAVHDAAAPGPVPALAADDGVAGLLPPAAAAAALPGAAADAAGVAGGGGAVPAPPARPAPSAALRPAPAPLRPPAPPPPPSPPASAGQLGRRGRLPPRCAPVAPVRSRADVPATDGAPAADALPPAGRVPVAAASPLPRAGAAEGDGRPAAQELRRQATVRLPPAPQAPVLRQAPALRPARQAQEEDAGHEQPARGADRGHAAGHHGRGGAPADGGAGAGGRRDAGVPQEDRGAEEAAGEDSAAEGGAPEEGGPAEADAAAAAVHPRHPGPGGGAAGQCHRNDREPQHGAAGPHHAGVAAAGSTRAGEGQGAGRAPGPASAPASRPLRGSAAAAAAATTAAATATAAAATTAATATAAAATATAATAATTATATATQALHCQDQDRRAQASVGHRGAVADGPARGALPAPAAGPAEDRREPAAAAQRPAASGGGGTRPHRAAARGTAPGPAAEDRSAEECPAGG, from the exons GAAAAGGCCTGGAACAGTGAGGAAGGGCCAGCGAGGGTCGCGGTGCCGCGTGTTGCAGGAGCCGGCGGGCGACTACCTGCAGGTGGGCGGGGACGTCTCTGGCGGGGCAGACCACGAGGAGTACCA GGACTACGAGGAGCCCTTGGAGGACGTGCTGGAGCTGGGCGTGACCGAGGACCTGCTGGACTCGGAGATACAGGACTCCGCGGAGCTGCGAGCCTTGCAGGAGCCCAGCATCACGCACTCCTCCGACGGCTACGGCAGCGTCACCACCTCCCGCCCGCGCCACG AGGCGTCGGCGGGGCAGGGGGGCGCCGTGACGGAGGCGGGTGCCACGGTGGAGTCCGAGGAAGAGGACGACAAGCAGGGGGAGCAGCGCAACCGGTTCAAGGCCGAGCGCACCAACATCGTCTCCCTGAAGAGCAACAAGACCTACGGCAACATCCCGGACTCCCTCG ACAGGGTGGTGACCTCGGAGGAGACCGGCCACCAGAAGTTTGCGAGCCGCAAGGAGGGCGGCTGGCGGGGGCGGAGGGGGCGAGCCAGAGGCGTCGGGGGCCGTCCCGGCTTCCACCAG cagcagcagcaacagcagcagcaacaacagcaacaacagcagcaacaacagcagcagcaacagcaacagTTCCAGCACCACGCCCACACACCCTTCCAGCACGCCCTGCATCCCCAGAAGATACTCATCAACCCTCACTTCCGCGGCCTGCCGCAGCACCCAG GTGCCGGACTCGTGCCGGTGTGGGAGAGGGACAGAGTGCCCCCCGCGCTGACCCCCCAGCCGCAGTTCACGATGCCGCCGCCCCAGGGCCAGTACCAGCCCTCGCCGCAGATGATGGAGTCGCCGGGCTTCTACCaccagccgccgccgccgccgctctACCTG GAGCAGCAGCAGATGCCGCCGGCGTGGCCGGAGGAGGGGGCGCTGTACCCGCCCCCCCTGCACGCCCCGCCCCCTCCGCAGCACTTCGGCCAGCCCCCGCCCCTCTTCGACCACCAGCACCacccccaccaccctcaccacccgCCTCAG CCGGGCAGCTGGGACGCAGAGGCCGTCTCCCACCTCGCTGTGCCCCAGTCGCCCCAGTACGCTCCCGCGCAG ATGTTCCGGCCACAGATGGAGCCCCGGCCGCTGATGCGCTACCACCAGCCGGACGTGTTCCAGTCGCCGCAGCGTCCCCGCTTCCCAG GGCCGGTGCAGCAGAGGGGGATGGTCGCCCCGCGGCCCAGGAACTCCGTCGTCAGGCCACAGTCCGGCTTCCGCCCGCCCCACAAGCGCCTGTCCTTCGACAAGCCCCAGCGCTTCGACCTGCCCGTCAAGCGCAAGAAG AGGATGCCGGACATGAGCAACCTGCACGAGGTGCAGACCGTGGACACGCTGCCGGACACCACGGTCGGGGAGGTGCCCCCGCTGACG GAGGAGCTGGAGCCGGAGGACGACGAGACGCGGGAGTACCGCAAGAAGATAGAGGAGCAGAAGAGGCTGCGGGAGAAGATTCTGCAGCAGAAGGAGGAGCGCCGGAAGAAGGCGGCCCTGCAGAAGCAGATGCAGCGGCAGCAGCAGTTCACCCTCGTCACCCCGGCCCCGG GGGAGGTGCCGCAGGGCAATGCCATCGCAACGATCGTGAACCGCAACACGGTGCAGCCGGCCCGCACCACGCCGGTGTCGCAGCGGCTGGGAGCACGCGGGCGGGGGAGGGGCAGGGGGCGGGGCGGGCGCCAGGCCCCGCCTCCGCTCCTGCCTCCCGCCCACTCCGTGGctctgcagcagcagcagcagcagcaaccacAGCAGCAGCCACAGCAACTGCTGCAGCAGCCACAACAGCAGCCACAGCAACTGCTGCAGCAGCCACAGCAACTgcagcaacagcagcaacaacagcaacagcaacagcgaCTCAAGCTCTTCACTGTCAGGACCAAGACCGGCGAGCTCAAGCAAGTG TGGGGCACCGTGGTGCAGTCGCAGACGGGCCAGCGCGTGGTGCGCTGCCTGCCCCAGCTGCCGGTCCAGCGGAGGATCGTCGTGAGCCAGCAGCCGCCGCCCAGCGCCCAGCCGCGTCAG GTGGCGGCGGGACGAGGCCGCACCGTGCTGCTGCGAGGGGCACAGCCCCCGGCCCAGCCGCAGAGGATCGTAGTGCAGAAGAGTGCCCAGCTG GTGGGTAG
- the LOC134536208 gene encoding collagen, type I, alpha 1a-like isoform X7 encodes MACVNMSENNDETLLDDLPDDVEYDIANEDEDALLADDELDEKAWNSEEGPARVAVPRVAGAGGRLPAGGRGRLWRGRPRGVPGLRGALGGRAGAGRDRGPAGLGDTGLRGAASLAGAQHHALLRRLRQRHHLPPAPRGVGGAGGRRDGGGCHGGVRGRGRQAGGAAQPVQGRAHQHRLPEEQQDLRQHPGLPRQGGDLGGDRPPEVCEPQGGRLAGAEGASQRRRGPSRLPPAAAAATAAATTATTAATTAAATATVPAPRPHTLPARPASPEDTHQPSLPRPAAAPRCRTRAGVGEGQSAPRADPPAAVHDAAAPGPVPALAADDGVAGLLPPAAAAAALPGAAADAAGVAGGGGAVPAPPARPAPSAALRPAPAPLRPPAPPPPPSPPASDVPATDGAPAADALPPAGRVPVAAASPLPRAGAAEGDGRPAAQELRRQATVRLPPAPQAPVLRQAPALRPARQAQEEDAGHEQPARGADRGHAAGHHGRGGAPADGGAGAGGRRDAGVPQEDRGAEEAAGEDSAAEGGAPEEGGPAEADAAAAAVHPRHPGPGGGAAGQCHRNDREPQHGAAGPHHAGVAAAGSTRAGEGQGAGRAPGPASAPASRPLRGSAAAAAAATTAAATATAAAATTAATATAAAATATAATAATTATATATQALHCQDQDRRAQASVGHRGAVADGPARGALPAPAAGPAEDRREPAAAAQRPAASGGGGTRPHRAAARGTAPGPAAEDRSAEECPAGG; translated from the exons GAAAAGGCCTGGAACAGTGAGGAAGGGCCAGCGAGGGTCGCGGTGCCGCGTGTTGCAGGAGCCGGCGGGCGACTACCTGCAGGTGGGCGGGGACGTCTCTGGCGGGGCAGACCACGAGGAGTACCA GGACTACGAGGAGCCCTTGGAGGACGTGCTGGAGCTGGGCGTGACCGAGGACCTGCTGGACTCGGAGATACAGGACTCCGCGGAGCTGCGAGCCTTGCAGGAGCCCAGCATCACGCACTCCTCCGACGGCTACGGCAGCGTCACCACCTCCCGCCCGCGCCACG AGGCGTCGGCGGGGCAGGGGGGCGCCGTGACGGAGGCGGGTGCCACGGTGGAGTCCGAGGAAGAGGACGACAAGCAGGGGGAGCAGCGCAACCGGTTCAAGGCCGAGCGCACCAACATCGTCTCCCTGAAGAGCAACAAGACCTACGGCAACATCCCGGACTCCCTCG ACAGGGTGGTGACCTCGGAGGAGACCGGCCACCAGAAGTTTGCGAGCCGCAAGGAGGGCGGCTGGCGGGGGCGGAGGGGGCGAGCCAGAGGCGTCGGGGGCCGTCCCGGCTTCCACCAG cagcagcagcagcaacagcagcagcaacaacagcaacaacagcagcaacaacagcagcagcaacagcaacagTTCCAGCACCACGCCCACACACCCTTCCAGCACGCCCTGCATCCCCAGAAGATACTCATCAACCCTCACTTCCGCGGCCTGCCGCAGCACCCAG GTGCCGGACTCGTGCCGGTGTGGGAGAGGGACAGAGTGCCCCCCGCGCTGACCCCCCAGCCGCAGTTCACGATGCCGCCGCCCCAGGGCCAGTACCAGCCCTCGCCGCAGATGATGGAGTCGCCGGGCTTCTACCaccagccgccgccgccgccgctctACCTG GAGCAGCAGCAGATGCCGCCGGCGTGGCCGGAGGAGGGGGCGCTGTACCCGCCCCCCCTGCACGCCCCGCCCCCTCCGCAGCACTTCGGCCAGCCCCCGCCCCTCTTCGACCACCAGCACCacccccaccaccctcaccacccgCCTCAG ATGTTCCGGCCACAGATGGAGCCCCGGCCGCTGATGCGCTACCACCAGCCGGACGTGTTCCAGTCGCCGCAGCGTCCCCGCTTCCCAG GGCCGGTGCAGCAGAGGGGGATGGTCGCCCCGCGGCCCAGGAACTCCGTCGTCAGGCCACAGTCCGGCTTCCGCCCGCCCCACAAGCGCCTGTCCTTCGACAAGCCCCAGCGCTTCGACCTGCCCGTCAAGCGCAAGAAG AGGATGCCGGACATGAGCAACCTGCACGAGGTGCAGACCGTGGACACGCTGCCGGACACCACGGTCGGGGAGGTGCCCCCGCTGACG GAGGAGCTGGAGCCGGAGGACGACGAGACGCGGGAGTACCGCAAGAAGATAGAGGAGCAGAAGAGGCTGCGGGAGAAGATTCTGCAGCAGAAGGAGGAGCGCCGGAAGAAGGCGGCCCTGCAGAAGCAGATGCAGCGGCAGCAGCAGTTCACCCTCGTCACCCCGGCCCCGG GGGAGGTGCCGCAGGGCAATGCCATCGCAACGATCGTGAACCGCAACACGGTGCAGCCGGCCCGCACCACGCCGGTGTCGCAGCGGCTGGGAGCACGCGGGCGGGGGAGGGGCAGGGGGCGGGGCGGGCGCCAGGCCCCGCCTCCGCTCCTGCCTCCCGCCCACTCCGTGGctctgcagcagcagcagcagcagcaaccacAGCAGCAGCCACAGCAACTGCTGCAGCAGCCACAACAGCAGCCACAGCAACTGCTGCAGCAGCCACAGCAACTgcagcaacagcagcaacaacagcaacagcaacagcgaCTCAAGCTCTTCACTGTCAGGACCAAGACCGGCGAGCTCAAGCAAGTG TGGGGCACCGTGGTGCAGTCGCAGACGGGCCAGCGCGTGGTGCGCTGCCTGCCCCAGCTGCCGGTCCAGCGGAGGATCGTCGTGAGCCAGCAGCCGCCGCCCAGCGCCCAGCCGCGTCAG GTGGCGGCGGGACGAGGCCGCACCGTGCTGCTGCGAGGGGCACAGCCCCCGGCCCAGCCGCAGAGGATCGTAGTGCAGAAGAGTGCCCAGCTG GTGGGTAG
- the LOC134536208 gene encoding collagen, type I, alpha 1a-like isoform X5 encodes MACVNMSENNDETLLDDLPDDVEYDIANEDEDALLADDELDEKAWNSEEGPARVAVPRVAGAGGRLPAGGRGRLWRGRPRGVPGLRGALGGRAGAGRDRGPAGLGDTGLRGAASLAGAQHHALLRRLRQRHHLPPAPRGVGGAGGRRDGGGCHGGVRGRGRQAGGAAQPVQGRAHQHRLPEEQQDLRQHPGLPRQGGDLGGDRPPEVCEPQGGRLAGAEGASQRRRGPSRLPPAAAAATAAATTATTAATTAAATATVPAPRPHTLPARPASPEDTHQPSLPRPAAAPRCRTRAGVGEGQSAPRADPPAAVHDAAAPGPVPALAADDGVAGLLPPAAAAAALPGAAADAAGVAGGGGAVPAPPARPAPSAALRPAPAPLRPPAPPPPPSPPASAGQLGRRGRLPPRCAPVAPVRSRADVPATDGAPAADALPPAGRVPVAAASPLPRAGAAEGDGRPAAQELRRQATVRLPPAPQAPVLRQAPALRPARQAQEEDAGHEQPARGADRGHAAGHHGRGGAPADGGAGAGGRRDAGVPQEDRGAEEAAGEDSAAEGGAPEEGGPAEADAAAAAVHPRHPGPGGGAAGQCHRNDREPQHGAAGPHHAGVAAAGSTRAGEGQGAGRAPGPASAPASRPLRGSAAAAAAATTAAATATAAAATTAATATAAAATATAATAATTATATATQALHCQDQDRRAQASVGHRGAVADGPARGALPAPAAGPAEDRREPAAAAQRPAASGGGGTRPHRAAARGTAPGPAAEDRSAEECPAGG; translated from the exons GAAAAGGCCTGGAACAGTGAGGAAGGGCCAGCGAGGGTCGCGGTGCCGCGTGTTGCAGGAGCCGGCGGGCGACTACCTGCAGGTGGGCGGGGACGTCTCTGGCGGGGCAGACCACGAGGAGTACCA GGACTACGAGGAGCCCTTGGAGGACGTGCTGGAGCTGGGCGTGACCGAGGACCTGCTGGACTCGGAGATACAGGACTCCGCGGAGCTGCGAGCCTTGCAGGAGCCCAGCATCACGCACTCCTCCGACGGCTACGGCAGCGTCACCACCTCCCGCCCGCGCCACG AGGCGTCGGCGGGGCAGGGGGGCGCCGTGACGGAGGCGGGTGCCACGGTGGAGTCCGAGGAAGAGGACGACAAGCAGGGGGAGCAGCGCAACCGGTTCAAGGCCGAGCGCACCAACATCGTCTCCCTGAAGAGCAACAAGACCTACGGCAACATCCCGGACTCCCTCG ACAGGGTGGTGACCTCGGAGGAGACCGGCCACCAGAAGTTTGCGAGCCGCAAGGAGGGCGGCTGGCGGGGGCGGAGGGGGCGAGCCAGAGGCGTCGGGGGCCGTCCCGGCTTCCACCAG cagcagcagcagcaacagcagcagcaacaacagcaacaacagcagcaacaacagcagcagcaacagcaacagTTCCAGCACCACGCCCACACACCCTTCCAGCACGCCCTGCATCCCCAGAAGATACTCATCAACCCTCACTTCCGCGGCCTGCCGCAGCACCCAG GTGCCGGACTCGTGCCGGTGTGGGAGAGGGACAGAGTGCCCCCCGCGCTGACCCCCCAGCCGCAGTTCACGATGCCGCCGCCCCAGGGCCAGTACCAGCCCTCGCCGCAGATGATGGAGTCGCCGGGCTTCTACCaccagccgccgccgccgccgctctACCTG GAGCAGCAGCAGATGCCGCCGGCGTGGCCGGAGGAGGGGGCGCTGTACCCGCCCCCCCTGCACGCCCCGCCCCCTCCGCAGCACTTCGGCCAGCCCCCGCCCCTCTTCGACCACCAGCACCacccccaccaccctcaccacccgCCTCAG CCGGGCAGCTGGGACGCAGAGGCCGTCTCCCACCTCGCTGTGCCCCAGTCGCCCCAGTACGCTCCCGCGCAG ATGTTCCGGCCACAGATGGAGCCCCGGCCGCTGATGCGCTACCACCAGCCGGACGTGTTCCAGTCGCCGCAGCGTCCCCGCTTCCCAG GGCCGGTGCAGCAGAGGGGGATGGTCGCCCCGCGGCCCAGGAACTCCGTCGTCAGGCCACAGTCCGGCTTCCGCCCGCCCCACAAGCGCCTGTCCTTCGACAAGCCCCAGCGCTTCGACCTGCCCGTCAAGCGCAAGAAG AGGATGCCGGACATGAGCAACCTGCACGAGGTGCAGACCGTGGACACGCTGCCGGACACCACGGTCGGGGAGGTGCCCCCGCTGACG GAGGAGCTGGAGCCGGAGGACGACGAGACGCGGGAGTACCGCAAGAAGATAGAGGAGCAGAAGAGGCTGCGGGAGAAGATTCTGCAGCAGAAGGAGGAGCGCCGGAAGAAGGCGGCCCTGCAGAAGCAGATGCAGCGGCAGCAGCAGTTCACCCTCGTCACCCCGGCCCCGG GGGAGGTGCCGCAGGGCAATGCCATCGCAACGATCGTGAACCGCAACACGGTGCAGCCGGCCCGCACCACGCCGGTGTCGCAGCGGCTGGGAGCACGCGGGCGGGGGAGGGGCAGGGGGCGGGGCGGGCGCCAGGCCCCGCCTCCGCTCCTGCCTCCCGCCCACTCCGTGGctctgcagcagcagcagcagcagcaaccacAGCAGCAGCCACAGCAACTGCTGCAGCAGCCACAACAGCAGCCACAGCAACTGCTGCAGCAGCCACAGCAACTgcagcaacagcagcaacaacagcaacagcaacagcgaCTCAAGCTCTTCACTGTCAGGACCAAGACCGGCGAGCTCAAGCAAGTG TGGGGCACCGTGGTGCAGTCGCAGACGGGCCAGCGCGTGGTGCGCTGCCTGCCCCAGCTGCCGGTCCAGCGGAGGATCGTCGTGAGCCAGCAGCCGCCGCCCAGCGCCCAGCCGCGTCAG GTGGCGGCGGGACGAGGCCGCACCGTGCTGCTGCGAGGGGCACAGCCCCCGGCCCAGCCGCAGAGGATCGTAGTGCAGAAGAGTGCCCAGCTG GTGGGTAG